The genomic interval GGCCTGTTTCGCCTGTGGAGTCTGTACTGCAGGCTGTCCGGTCAGTGAAGTGGAAAGCCGCTTCAATCCCCGGAGAATAATTCACCAGACGCTGATTGGAGATCGGGAGTCACTTCTGCGATCCAAAGAAATCTGGATGTGTATCGGATGTTATACCTGTACCGCTCATTGCCCGCAGGATGTGGAGTTCACTAACCTGTTGAAGGTGCTCCGGTCCATGGCGGTGGAAGAGGGATATGTTTCCAGGGAATGGTTGGCCATCGTCGAGGAGATTGATCGCCGGACGCAAGCTTTACGGCGGGATTTGATCGAACACCTCATCGATGCTAAACGTACTGGCTCGATGGATGAGTTTGACCGCTATTACCAGTCTGAAATTGGAAAGCTGGCTTGGGAACGAACCGAAGGTGAGATATGATGCGGCCGGAAAAAACCGGAAGCGTG from Atribacteraceae bacterium carries:
- a CDS encoding 4Fe-4S dicluster domain-containing protein → MITEKIFDVGLKHQVACRPGGEGLMACFACGVCTAGCPVSEVESRFNPRRIIHQTLIGDRESLLRSKEIWMCIGCYTCTAHCPQDVEFTNLLKVLRSMAVEEGYVSREWLAIVEEIDRRTQALRRDLIEHLIDAKRTGSMDEFDRYYQSEIGKLAWERTEGEI